Proteins from one Nakamurella multipartita DSM 44233 genomic window:
- a CDS encoding P-loop NTPase fold protein, producing MVEQVEPVVADLGLRASGRRLDLGGDVRPRQAEWIDVAGRPRLVVDGSDDITRLWDPLSPDPPVRLAGAYLGAGPWTVTRDATVLATAGPGGAVALWDARSGERITELHGHRQPPEWGAPGFLNGAAVLATGGRSHTTVRVWAPETGVQVAELPAARTAWVAWSVLDGVSVLAIGRPDGGVQLWDPMTGQGRGELTGPPAGPVADPAAPGPATPASAATVATGATSAARADREPADPGASRPAGWGCWGVLAGTAVLAVGGGAEQGVRLWDPGSGGRMSVLAGHLGAVSWAGWSVAGDRSVLATGVGGDGAVWVWDPQDDRLTRLTGHTGPVRWGAFGVVDGHPVLATGGDDHSVRLWDPAGDGSALAVVTGHRGSVHGGRWGTVDGRPTVATWSADGSVRLWELTRREPVPRVPGYRSDAHGAGDQLDRQREALALADIITARSAAPPLAIGIFGRWGEGKSKFLAMIRDEVAQRARLAGRTDPISHGAVRQVSFNAWHYAETDLWASLVAELFGQLADPTSEQEQRQRSRLTSELIDARGLQVQLAAAQARLAEIRRIRQATVAAVWDRLPDGTRAKAQAQFGKGPADLSADFAGVAGGARRQWLLARAWIGQVPAWAWLVAAVGVVAFVAALLWLPDLVEWASTVPLVVAVGTLLAGLGAAWRRSEPIRTKLVTTWDQAKDWLDRQGAGLATSEAVAQAEVEQLTGQLQSLTAAGQLSGFATDRAGHGSYRERLGVMTEIRRDFEHMAELLQRAQLDGAAGPDTDAVGDELPAIDRIVVYIDDLDRCPPDRVVSVLEAIHLLLAVPLFVVVVAVDPRWLLRSLESHYRDLLTDDGEPGDLDRDPWSSTPAQYLEKIFQIVLTLPSMTTTGYRQLMDDLVGVRGAPVTATVTDTLGITDSLEVRATGPAEGINPNLPAPPPTWWHPAAETFRRPQLSVVQRIDPLALTADEFRLIGLFGPPLIGSPRAVKRFANSYGLLVALETAAAQGNARTSLQPVSDADSPDGRSYGYRAAMTLLATVIAFPMLGPAGACTCIPWPRRTRSTAGARSWPGSSRSSATAGGAMRSSPASTPIAPTSGAGWSRRCSRPGPGPGRPASRCPSGWRSGSRGSCRSAGCPSRPAPRSARWATDPSPDPGAGISPSRCRRTAGTGPRRRTIRPRAPG from the coding sequence ATGGTCGAGCAGGTCGAACCGGTCGTCGCCGACCTGGGCCTGCGGGCGTCCGGCCGGCGGTTGGACCTGGGCGGTGACGTTCGGCCGCGCCAGGCCGAGTGGATCGACGTCGCCGGCCGGCCCCGGCTGGTCGTCGACGGCTCCGACGACATCACCCGGCTGTGGGACCCCCTGTCCCCGGACCCGCCGGTCCGGTTGGCCGGGGCCTACCTGGGCGCCGGTCCGTGGACCGTGACCCGCGACGCCACCGTGCTGGCCACCGCCGGCCCCGGCGGGGCCGTGGCGCTGTGGGACGCGCGCTCGGGCGAGCGCATCACCGAGCTGCACGGTCACCGCCAGCCGCCCGAGTGGGGCGCACCGGGTTTCCTCAACGGCGCCGCGGTCCTGGCTACCGGCGGCCGCTCGCATACCACCGTCCGGGTGTGGGCGCCGGAAACCGGCGTCCAGGTGGCCGAGCTGCCGGCCGCCCGAACGGCGTGGGTGGCCTGGTCGGTGCTGGACGGGGTGAGCGTGCTGGCCATCGGCCGCCCCGACGGCGGGGTGCAGCTCTGGGACCCGATGACCGGGCAGGGCCGGGGTGAACTCACCGGGCCGCCCGCCGGCCCGGTCGCGGATCCCGCCGCTCCGGGACCCGCGACCCCCGCGTCGGCTGCGACCGTGGCGACCGGGGCGACCTCGGCGGCCCGGGCCGACCGGGAACCGGCGGACCCGGGGGCGTCGCGACCGGCCGGCTGGGGATGCTGGGGCGTGCTGGCCGGGACGGCGGTGCTGGCCGTCGGCGGCGGCGCGGAGCAGGGCGTGCGGCTGTGGGACCCCGGCTCCGGCGGCCGGATGAGCGTGCTGGCCGGCCATCTCGGCGCGGTCAGCTGGGCGGGCTGGTCCGTGGCCGGCGATCGATCCGTCCTGGCCACGGGGGTCGGCGGGGACGGCGCGGTCTGGGTGTGGGACCCCCAGGACGATCGCCTGACCCGGCTGACCGGGCACACCGGCCCCGTGCGGTGGGGCGCGTTCGGCGTCGTCGACGGCCACCCGGTGCTGGCCACCGGCGGCGACGACCACAGCGTTCGGCTCTGGGATCCGGCCGGGGACGGATCCGCGCTGGCCGTGGTGACCGGTCATCGGGGGAGCGTGCACGGGGGCCGTTGGGGCACGGTGGACGGCCGGCCCACCGTGGCCACGTGGTCGGCCGACGGCAGCGTGCGCCTGTGGGAACTCACCCGGCGCGAGCCCGTCCCGCGGGTGCCCGGGTACCGCTCGGACGCGCACGGGGCCGGCGACCAGCTCGATCGGCAGCGGGAGGCCCTCGCCCTGGCCGACATCATCACCGCCCGCTCGGCCGCGCCGCCGCTGGCGATCGGCATCTTCGGACGATGGGGCGAGGGCAAGAGCAAGTTCCTGGCCATGATCCGGGACGAGGTCGCCCAGCGGGCCCGGTTGGCCGGCCGCACCGACCCCATCTCGCACGGGGCGGTCCGCCAGGTCAGCTTCAACGCCTGGCACTACGCGGAGACCGACCTGTGGGCCAGCCTGGTCGCGGAGCTGTTCGGCCAGCTGGCGGATCCGACCTCGGAGCAGGAGCAGCGTCAGCGATCCCGGCTGACCAGCGAACTGATCGATGCCCGAGGTCTGCAGGTGCAGCTCGCGGCGGCGCAGGCCCGGCTGGCGGAGATCCGGCGGATCCGGCAGGCCACCGTGGCGGCGGTCTGGGACCGGCTGCCCGACGGGACCCGGGCCAAGGCGCAGGCTCAGTTCGGCAAGGGCCCGGCCGACCTGTCCGCCGATTTCGCCGGCGTGGCCGGCGGGGCTCGGCGGCAGTGGTTGCTGGCCCGGGCCTGGATCGGCCAGGTGCCCGCCTGGGCCTGGCTGGTCGCGGCCGTCGGGGTGGTCGCCTTCGTCGCCGCGCTGCTGTGGCTGCCCGACCTGGTCGAATGGGCGAGCACGGTGCCCCTGGTCGTGGCCGTCGGCACCCTGCTCGCCGGACTGGGGGCCGCCTGGCGCCGCTCGGAGCCGATCCGCACGAAGCTGGTGACGACCTGGGACCAGGCCAAGGACTGGCTCGACCGGCAGGGGGCCGGGCTGGCCACCTCCGAGGCGGTCGCCCAGGCCGAGGTCGAGCAGCTGACCGGGCAGTTGCAGAGCCTGACCGCGGCCGGCCAACTGTCCGGATTCGCCACCGACCGGGCCGGCCACGGCAGCTACCGGGAACGGCTGGGCGTGATGACCGAGATCCGCCGGGACTTCGAGCACATGGCCGAGCTGCTGCAGCGGGCCCAGCTCGACGGGGCGGCCGGGCCGGACACCGACGCGGTCGGCGACGAGCTGCCGGCCATCGACCGCATCGTGGTCTACATCGACGACCTCGACCGGTGCCCGCCCGACCGGGTGGTCAGCGTGCTGGAGGCGATCCACCTGCTGCTGGCGGTGCCGCTGTTCGTGGTGGTCGTGGCGGTGGACCCGCGCTGGCTGCTGCGCTCGCTGGAATCGCACTACCGGGACCTGCTGACCGACGACGGCGAGCCCGGTGACCTGGACCGCGACCCCTGGTCCAGCACCCCGGCCCAGTACCTGGAGAAGATCTTCCAGATCGTGCTGACCCTGCCGTCGATGACCACCACCGGCTACCGCCAGCTGATGGACGACCTGGTCGGCGTGCGGGGCGCGCCGGTCACCGCCACCGTGACCGACACCCTCGGTATCACCGATTCGCTCGAGGTGCGGGCGACCGGGCCGGCCGAGGGCATCAATCCGAACCTGCCCGCGCCGCCGCCCACCTGGTGGCACCCGGCGGCCGAGACGTTCCGCCGGCCCCAGCTCAGCGTGGTCCAGCGCATCGACCCGCTCGCCCTGACCGCGGACGAGTTCCGGCTGATCGGCCTGTTCGGCCCGCCGCTGATCGGCTCGCCGCGGGCGGTCAAACGGTTCGCCAACAGCTACGGGCTGCTGGTCGCGCTGGAGACGGCGGCCGCCCAGGGCAACGCGCGGACCAGCCTGCAACCGGTGTCCGACGCGGACTCCCCGGATGGCCGCTCCTACGGCTACCGCGCAGCCATGACGCTGCTGGCCACGGTGATCGCGTTTCCGATGCTCGGCCCGGCTGGAGCGTGCACCTGCATTCCATGGCCGCGAAGAACCCGCTCGACCGCTGGAGCGAGGTCCTGGCCGGGCTCGTCCCGGTCGAGCGCGACGGCAGGTGGCGCAATGCGGTCGAGTCCGGCCTCGACGCCGATCGCGCCGACCAGTGGCGCCGGCTGGTCCAGGCGCTGCAGCAGGCCCGGGCCCGGGCCCGGGAGGCCGGCCTCCCGCTGCCCGAGCGGCTGGCGGTCTGGCAGCCGTGGATCGTGCCGGTCGGCCGGCTGTCCTTCCCGACCGGCTCCGCGGTCAGCGCGCTGGGCCACTGACCCGAGCCCGGATCCCGGGGCCGGTATCAGCCCTTCCCGGTGCCGGCGAACGGCCGGAACCGGTCCGCGGAGGAGGACGATTCGCCCTCGGGCACCAGGCTGA
- a CDS encoding hydroxymethylglutaryl-CoA lyase — protein MTQLPSHVDIREVGPRDGLQIEAPISTAGKIRLLQALVATGVRRIEATAFVSPRAVPAMADAERIAEYVGTVPGVDWSGLVASPNGATRAIGSGLRTIEYVVSAADGHSWANARRSTQDAVDAVAEVARIVHDAGGRLEVIIATAWDCPFDGPTDPQRTAGIAARALELGADQLCFGDTIGTATPARVRRLLDAVRAAIGGPGDGGADPVALGAHFHNTRGTGIASAFAAVQAGIRQLDASVGGLGGCPFAPGASGNIATEELVYLLDDAGISTGVDLDAVLAAAAVARELVGHPLESNLFRAGGRNRPRPAPADDR, from the coding sequence GTGACCCAGCTGCCCAGCCACGTCGACATCCGCGAGGTCGGACCGCGCGACGGCCTGCAGATCGAGGCCCCGATCAGCACCGCGGGCAAGATCCGGCTGCTGCAGGCGCTGGTCGCCACCGGGGTACGGCGGATCGAGGCGACCGCCTTCGTCTCACCGCGGGCCGTCCCGGCCATGGCCGACGCCGAGCGGATCGCCGAGTACGTCGGCACCGTCCCCGGCGTCGACTGGTCCGGCCTGGTCGCCTCCCCGAACGGGGCGACGCGGGCGATCGGCAGCGGGCTGCGCACGATCGAGTACGTGGTGTCCGCGGCCGACGGGCACAGTTGGGCCAACGCCCGGCGCTCCACACAGGACGCGGTGGACGCGGTCGCCGAGGTGGCCCGGATCGTGCACGACGCCGGGGGCCGGCTGGAGGTGATCATCGCGACCGCCTGGGACTGCCCGTTCGACGGGCCGACCGACCCGCAGCGCACCGCGGGCATCGCCGCGCGGGCCCTGGAGCTGGGCGCCGACCAGCTGTGCTTCGGCGACACCATCGGCACCGCCACTCCGGCGCGGGTGCGGCGGTTGCTCGACGCCGTCCGGGCGGCCATCGGTGGCCCGGGTGACGGGGGCGCCGACCCGGTGGCGCTGGGCGCCCATTTCCACAACACCCGGGGCACCGGCATCGCCAGCGCGTTCGCCGCGGTGCAGGCCGGGATCAGGCAGCTCGACGCCTCGGTCGGCGGGCTGGGCGGCTGCCCGTTCGCGCCCGGGGCCAGCGGCAACATCGCCACCGAAGAGCTGGTGTACCTGCTCGACGACGCGGGCATCAGCACCGGGGTGGACCTGGACGCGGTGCTGGCCGCCGCCGCGGTGGCCCGGGAGCTGGTCGGACATCCGTTGGAGAGCAACCTGTTCCGGGCCGGCGGGCGCAACCGGCCGCGGCCGGCGCCGGCCGACGATCGCTGA
- a CDS encoding class I SAM-dependent DNA methyltransferase translates to MLAHLERTRTAYDTVAVDYARTLEGLMADSPADQAVLADFAAAVRSDGQAQVSGQVVDVGCGPGRITIHLHELGLPVRGIDLSPAMVAEARRRYPHLDFQVGCLTELDLPDASVAGLVAWYSIIHLPPGERPAAFAEFGRVLRPGGRLQFAFQVGDGPVEIEQAYGHRVSATAYRLDPDHIEQLLRAAGFTVLTRQVRGPIEPETTPQAYLLAGR, encoded by the coding sequence ATGCTCGCCCACCTGGAACGCACCCGGACCGCCTACGACACCGTCGCCGTCGACTACGCGCGGACGCTCGAGGGATTGATGGCCGACAGCCCGGCCGACCAGGCCGTGCTCGCCGACTTCGCCGCGGCGGTCCGCTCCGACGGGCAGGCTCAGGTCAGTGGTCAGGTGGTGGACGTCGGCTGCGGACCCGGGCGGATCACCATCCACCTGCACGAGCTCGGGCTGCCGGTGCGGGGCATCGACCTGTCGCCGGCCATGGTCGCCGAGGCCCGCCGGCGGTACCCGCACCTGGACTTCCAGGTCGGCTGCCTGACCGAACTGGACCTGCCCGACGCCTCGGTGGCCGGGCTGGTCGCCTGGTACTCGATCATCCACCTGCCGCCGGGCGAGCGGCCGGCTGCCTTCGCCGAATTCGGCCGGGTCCTGCGGCCCGGTGGCCGGCTGCAGTTTGCCTTCCAGGTCGGCGACGGCCCGGTCGAGATCGAACAGGCCTACGGCCACCGGGTGTCGGCGACGGCCTACCGGCTCGACCCGGACCACATCGAGCAGCTGCTTCGGGCCGCCGGCTTCACCGTGCTGACCCGGCAGGTGCGTGGCCCGATCGAGCCGGAGACAACGCCGCAGGCCTACCTGCTCGCGGGCCGATGA